A single genomic interval of Malania oleifera isolate guangnan ecotype guangnan chromosome 11, ASM2987363v1, whole genome shotgun sequence harbors:
- the LOC131167396 gene encoding uncharacterized protein LOC131167396, which yields MKEVVRKEVLKLLDAGIIYPITDSKWVSPTQVVPKKSGVTVIVDENDESIPTCIQMGCRVCIDYIKLNSYTRKDHFSLSFLDQILERVAGHSFYYFLDGYSGYNQIEIALKDQEKNYFHLSFKHICLQENALLIV from the coding sequence ATGAAGGAGGTAGTTAGGAAGGAAGTCCTGAAACTTTTGGATGCGGGTATCATTTACCCCATCACTGATAGCAAGTGGGTTAGTCCCACTCAAGTGGTACCTAAGAAGTCAGGAGTAACTGTGATTGTCGATGAGAATGATGAGTCAATTCCAACTTGTATTCAAATGGGTTGCCGCGTGTGCATTGATTACATCAAATTGAACTCTTACACTAGGAAGGATCATTTTTCGCTTTCATTTTTGGACCAGATCCTAGAGAGAGTGGCTGGTCACTCTTTCTACTATTTTTTGGATGGGTATTCTGGTTACAATCAGATCGAGATTGCCTTAAAGGACCAAGAAAAAAACTACTTTCACTTGTCCTTTAAGCACATTTGCTTACAGGAGAATGCTCTTTTGATTGTGTAA